The Tachysurus fulvidraco isolate hzauxx_2018 chromosome 4, HZAU_PFXX_2.0, whole genome shotgun sequence DNA window CCTTGCCCAAAACTGTAGCTGCCTCatctaatacacacaaacacacacacacacacacacacacacacacacacacacacacacacacacacacacacacacacacacacacacacaaagacagtaCATAGGAGTGAGTGATGTACTTGTGTGAGGTTTTCTACCCTCAATGTATTTATCGCCTTTGCAAAGTGCAATAGTTACTTGAATGTAGCTAGTGCTAttttggagagagagaatgtattcTGTTATCCATTATTGTGCTTCTGGAGGCTGTTACGAGCCTCTGAAGGTAATAATATACTTTGAAAACAACATAATTATAGTCTCTAGAATAACAATTTTAACACACGTTGTGTCTCTAGGATAAGGAAGAATCATTTACTAGCATTAATGTGCTTTAGTATTTGCATTATTATGCAAGAAAAccatcacacaaacaaaatatttatgtgGCTTAAAATATCAACAACTTATATCTACTGACATTGCAAGTCTTCACAACACAGAAaattttgaattaaatttttattaacaatttgacctttttattttaaacatgtggtTTATAATTTTGAAGACTTTTAAAAGGCATTTAGTAAAGATACCATGTTTAGAAAAAATTGGATTTACACTTTAAAaaaccttttattatttttctagcCCGTAACCCAGTTCCTCTTTTAAAAAGCTGCTCAACATGCATCAAGATCACATGGTGCATTTTACTTACCTCAGAAGTCAGATCTCAGAATGACATAATTTTTAACCACCGTCCATTGTTAACAGATTTGCCAGCTAATTCTGAGAAACGATGTATATTTACCTCCTATATTTATTGACTATACAGTGAACTGTAAAAAGGGGGTCATTTGGTTAGCCATAGGTTAATTACTCAGAGTTTTATCCTTTAGTTTAATTTTGCAGTAAAGTAGAAGCGCTAGGGTTGGATTGCAGGAAGAGGAAGACTTGTCAGTGTCACAGGCAAGTACAAACTGCTTCTTTAATATTTCTTCATACACGGTTTTTACATTTAACCCTaatgtctgtttaaaaaaatagaaaattctGGTAActtttttagatttcatgtaCACTACAATATGTATTCGCTTGGTGTCCTGACCTTGGCCATCCACCATCATACGCAGAGTCCCCAGCAGCTTGAATTGGACGGGAGGCATGTCGGAGCGAAGCAGAGACCTGATCCGCTGAATCACTCCATCCTCCAGCATGCGCACTTTATTAGATGCTACAACAGCATGAAAAAGATGGTGTCTTTAAGCCTGATCTCAGTTTGATTAAGAATAGATTGATTAAATTGAGAAGAGTGCAGCTAATCAGTCTAATCAATAGTTAAATTTATTGTACAATTTAAAGAGGAAGAACTGCTTGCATGGTATGATAAGAGGAAAATATTTTCCACTTTTATTACTCTGACAATTGACAGCAGAAACAAAATGCTAAGTAAATTCTTTTTCTATGAAGCAAAACACTATGTATGTGTCATTAATTACAAATCCAATGTTCTTGTCATGTTCAATTTTGTTCAGCTGcacagatttttgttttaattcaaagATTAATTACCTGGTATAGCAAGATTTCTGAGAGCACTAAGGCCTGCGTGCTGCACTGACACATCACCTTCATCCACATGATGCTCTAGCAGGTCCAGGATATACGGGACAATGCCCAGTTCCATCATCTTTACACAATTACTGTCTGAAAGATGAAGCAGAATTAGTAGAGAAAAGAGGCaggaagagaagagacagaATGGAGGCATTTTGCTATTGTAACTGCGACACAGAGTAGGATCTACACTAAGGCAGGTATAGCAATAGCAAACTTCACTATATCTTAATCCCCAAATATTAGCTAGCATTTTCAGCATACCCTACTAGAAGACTTAAGTGAAGCTTGTTTATTATGTAGCCACCAAGCTAGCAATAAAATCTTTGCTAGCAGGTAAAATGAATAATGTTAATTATAGTAGAGCTGCACTTATTTGTCAGTTGGTGTTAAGTGTTCTGTAATAGTGTGAATCAAACATGAAGTCCAAtgatggacacacacaaactttttatATCACAGAAACTCACCATTCCTGGCAAAGTTGGCAACTGCCAGAGCTCCAGACAGTTGAAGCTGAGTGTTAGAAGACTGTAGCCAGGACAAAACATCCTGATACACAACCCCTGTTCCCTCTCCAAAACATTTCTGCATGGATTCATCTagaaaagtttttaatttagttgAGGATACTACCATATTTGTTTCATTATTAGCTCTATACAATAACAGGGCATTCTTATCATGCTTTGATGCTTTCCATTTGGCTGAATCATATTTGCAACCAACaactgttactgtatgttacttACAAACATAAGGTAGTCATTCGTTTAATGCACAAACACAATGGAAACTTTAAGTATTTGCATTTTGATGGCAAAGTTATGGAATGCAGCAGTATCTAAGGCATGTTTACTTTAGGTTCTGGGCCGAGGATGTGATACTGGTTCAGCttaatgtttatgtatttttaaaaatttggtAACGGCACTTTTAGGTCAGACTTACCCCCCAGTAGCAGTGTTACAATGAGGTTGGACGCTATTTTTATACTACACAGGTCATGAGGGTTGGAGTCACTCTGCAATCCTCTAATCATTTCAGAGAGAGCTTCAGGCACGCCACCCTCGACAAACTGGAGCTTCAGTGCATCTGGGTCACAAAGACacaaatgtatttacagtagtACGCTACAAGTGTTTGGaagatgttgatgatgatgattatgggCATTGttcctactgtatatacattattagtGTTTTCAAGTTCCTTCTCCTGTAATTTAACCCAAAATAAACTTCTATGCACTTTTTTTAGCTACTATAAATAAAGGTTTatctgtttttgcacatatacTGAACTGTGTGTCGGTCTCACCACTCTCTCCCAGGGAGCCCAGCACCTCTAAGATAAGATGGCGGCGCTCAGCATCTGGGGCACGCTTCAGCTGTGAGGTCAGAACATCTGCCAACCCGACTTCTGCCAAAGCTTCTCTCGCTGCATCTGAACATGGGCAGAGATTCAGCAGCCTTTAGCTTTACCCTACTGTACATCATTTGCTGCTAATCCACCTTACATCCTTACATCTATATCAATCCATTTATAGCCCAtcatgtaaacaaaaacagagtaGCATATGTGAGTTGTGAGAAAGATCGTTTTGATTAACTACAAGCAGTGCATCTGCCGACTTTCTTACCCACATCAGCAAGATTACACAAGGCCAGAAGGCAGACATTGACTAGTGGATCATTCTCTGGGTACTGGTGCATAATGGCCACCAGTCTAGGGATAACACCACTCTTCACCAACTGAGTCTGTTGCACAGCTGAATGTGGGATACAGGGacagaaagagaacaaaatCAGTAGAAAGAAAATGGgaaacaatatataaaacaagTGAAAATAAGTACAAGAATGACAGGATATAACAAATGAGATATGCAATGTACAATGTATTGGGTATTTGTTTGTCTGCAGTGAATGCTTGTCTTTGTCCAATCCTTAACAAAAGGCTGTTGGTTCAATCATAGCTGTGCTCACTGTTGTCGAAGCAGATGCGTCCGATGGCACGGCCGGCGTGCAGCAGCAGCTCCTGGTCTGGGCTGTTCAGTAAAGGCACCAGAGCAGTCACCAGACCTGCCTGGATACACCTTTCTCTTACAGAAGCTATAATACCAAAAATGTTTTGGAATTAGACATTAGAAAAGACTACGCTCAAATGGAATGACATATTAAAGCCACAGTATTTATTTAGACTTTGCAAGAAATTATCTTTAGGTATCAAAGATTTAGAAATGTTTGTGACAAAGAGGGTTTGGTCTCTTTTGCTGTTAAAACAAGGAAAATAAGCTTCCAAATTTCTTGAATTTATTGACCATGTTTAATGGTTtgaattttaataaaacagtagTTCCTTCAAGGAAACTTTAAAGGTGGCTATACCATTAAAACTACTAACAGTTGAAGTTaataataacattgattatcttgttacacTGATAACTGTCAAGgagtgggatatattaggcaatAGGATTACATAGAATAAACTGAGAAGTCTGATGGAAGGAGGAAAAATTGTTAAGTGTAAGGATCTGCGCTACTTTGACAAAGGCCAAATTGTGAAGGCTAGAAGGCTGGTTCAGAGTATCTCCAAAATGCTAGGTCTTCTCTGGGTGTTCTTGTTATGCTGTGGTTAGAACAAGTGAACTAGCAAAAGGGTCATGGATGCCCAAGGCTCAATGATGCACATGGAGAGTGAAGGCTAGTCCATCTGGTCTAAACTCACAGAACAAATTACTGAAAAGGTTTATGTTGGCTATAATAGAAAGGTTTCAGAACAAACAGTCATTGCAGCTTGCTTCATATGGGGCTGTGTAGCCACACACCAGACAGAAAGCCCATGCTGACCGCCAGACGAAAGCTTCTACAATAGGCTATAGGCTATATATTATCAGAACTGCACCATGAAACAAGTGAGAaagttgtcttgtcctgtcaaTCACTTTTTTTACATCATCTGGAGGGCCAGGTGTTTGTCACTTACTTTAAGAAGAGATGGCACCAGAGTGTACTATTCAATGAAGGCAAGCTAGCAGAGGCAGTGTGATTCTCTGTGCAATGTTCTGCTGTGAAACCTTGGttcctggcattcatgtggatgttactttgacctttgacctgaaCATTGTTGCAGACTAAAGACATCCTTCATGGTAACAGAGTTTCCTAATGGCACCTcattcagcaggataatgtgcCCTGAtacactgcaaaaattgttcaggaagGGTTTGATAAAGGTGTTCAATTGGCCTCCTAAGTCTTAATCATCTGTGAGATGCACTGGAGAAACAAGTCCAATCCATGTAGGCGACATCagaacttacaggacttaaaggatctgctgctaatgttttggtgccagataccataGCACACAGTACAGCATACAGTACTTTAGAGGTTTTGTGGAGTCCGTGTCTTGATGTTCAGAGCTGTTTTAATGGCATAAGGAGACCTACATATTACATACTATATTACAcatgtggttttaatgttaaggCTGATCAATCAGTGGACATCATATATATTATAAGATCCGGATTATGCTCTCTTGGATAACAAGACTAGgatgaaaatgtattattcataTTAGTAATAATGAATGTTGATAACTGTTTCTGTTACCTTCTCTGGCCGTTTCAGCCACCAACAGAGTCACTTGTATTGTGAGGGAGCCTTTTTGTCTCAGTGCCTGGGCCAGTGTAGGCAGTATTCCACTCGAGGCTATCTGCTCTGCAGCACCCATTTCTAGGGAAAGTGCAGAATATATTGTGTTTTGatgcatgtgtactgtatgtgggttGTGCATAAGGTTCACCTCAGTTGTTCAACATGGTATTCTTGGTTGGCTATGCGTTTTAATTGTGTACTAGCAAATAGCAAAAGCCTAAAATATGCTTAGGGGCTCAACATAAACTTCCCTACACTATTATATCATTAATgttctttaatttaaatttataccaTCTCTTTTATCTGCTCTAGTATCTGCCCTTACTCCACACAGCTGTCCTGACTCTGGTAGTAGCTTCTCAGCAGGGTACTGTTCTGTGAAGGGAGAATTTCCTCAACCTTAAACTGAAGGGAATCTTTCATTAGAGTGGGCGTCCCAACTAAAAAACTCAATCCAGCCAAGGAGGCAGGTCACACTGTCAGATCAGGCTGTGCTGCCATAGCAACATCTGCATTGTGTTCTTTTCGGGGAGTCTGGATCTTCCATTTTTAGATGCATTTGCCAACTAAAATTACTAAGAAACTGACAGGCAGTAACAACAAATTAATTTCACAAGAGGCAAGTAAAaggtgaagagaagagaagagtgcaAGCAAGATTTTACAGGTGAGATTATCCTCTCCAATTTATTCTCCAATGATTTCATATGGCTTTTCCTCTGTCTTTCAATCAATCTGCACATCTTTTATCCtaatttgtgtctgttttttcactttctctatagtactttttttttatgcatttactCAAACCATACAAATCTAATGAGAGCATTGGTGCACACACAAGTGTTGGCAATTGTTATTGGTGTTATTGTGGTTCGGTGAATGGATTGATTCATAGATCAAACAGTGGACTCAGTTTAGAATGGATgtattgatggatggatggacagcaaggtttaaaatatgtttatggAGGGAAAGTTAATAGATCAATATATGAAATAATGGAAACAggaattggatggatggatggatggatggatggatggatggatggatggatggatggatggatggatggatgggtggatggatggatggatgggtggatggatggatggatggatggatggatggatggatggatggatggatggatggatggatggatggatggatggaaagatggatgggTCAATTGCTCAACTGATAGATTAATATATGGGTAACTGtttaggatggatggatagagggaaggaagaatggatggatagatgcatggatggattatggatggatggatggatggatggatggatggatggatggatggatggatggatggatggatggaaagataaATGCATGAATGGACAAATGAATGGTTGGATGGGATGATGATCGATGAGGGATGAATATATGGGCAACGGTGTTTAGGATGGGTGCATGGTTAATGGGGGATAGATGATGAAAGGATTTATGGATAAAAGGATGGGTAAACAGATTCATGTAGGTATAGATGATTCTTAGATAAACAGCTAAATGTACAACAGACTTTAGGATGGATATTTGTATGAATAGACAGATCGGAATATGAATATAGACTCACTCTTCTCCAGTAAGACATTCAATAGGGTGTCCAAATGAGGCTTCAGTTCCTCCTCTACAAGCTCAGTGCTCACACTGACGGCGTTCAGAGCCACAGTCAGAGCATCTGAAACAGGAACTCAATATCATAAAGGAAACCAATCAATTATACCTGGGCAAAAACGTCTACCCAGGGTTAATAGATGCTTTTTCAGTGGTCTGACATCAGAATTATTCTTCAATTAAGAAACATCAAAGATTACAGATAGTCAGTGTGAATAGAAATACTGTTATAAACACATCTTACATCCAGAATCTATTTTTAGTCTATCACAGGCAACGAGTTACAGTCGTGTTTCATAAGCTACTGCCCAGTCAAGTCCTTTTTTATGTTAGACATTTTGTTATGCAAAACACAAGAGTATCTCTGGCAGGGTttgtgtgtatggttgtgtatttTCACTTCCATGGTTCATTTAAGCAACATCTTTAAGAATTGATTCAGTTAACCAATTGTACTGTTTATCTGTATACAAAGCACTTCAATGCATTTCAAGTTCTCTGTCTTTCATTTGTGACTGAAATATTAATAAGTGCAGATAAAAATTTCCAGATAAAATGGAGACAGAATAAAATAGAAGTAAAtgattgtttatatttctaaatgCTAAATCTTTATTTGCACACTGCTTTTTTTCCTGAAGGTAAAGCCAGCACAGACAGAGCTGagcggagagagagaatgtatgcAAGCAGGAGAGTAATCACCCTGATAATCCCTGGTAAGAAGAGTGAAAATAGAAATACAGAGTGCTGGGCTACTCTGAGCTATTACAGATAAATTATAACCACAGGCTCTTAGTATGAATGTATATATCGAACTGTCATGGCTAGACACAACgtaagatacaaaaaaaaaatctatgagaATCTTGAGAAATGTGATTCTTATAGAATTAGAAACTGAGTGGCTCAGTGGAGTCCACAGGGTTCTCATAAGCTAAGGCAGCTTGCCTGACACCATGAAACACCTTAAACAGTCACACTAGTCCCAAATCCCTCTGGGGTGTGGTGCTCAGGACTTCATAATGTCCACTTGTGGAGCTCATCACATCTCAGAGCCCGATTTTAAATATGGTCAAGTGAGGCAGAAGATATATACAAGCATCTCTGAGATGCATCTAGCATTTCTCATAACACAAAGCATCATATTTATGTCCTGAAGCACATTAGGTCTTACTCATATAAGGACAGATTGGCATAAAACTGAGGAGTTTTAGGTACTTACCCATATCGGCCATGGTTAATGGTAGTCTGGGTGTTCCTCAGTGTCTCCCTGTCTCTATATCTGCCTCTAGCCGCAGCTCCgtgtggattgtgtgtgtgtgtgtgtgtgtgtgtgtgtgtttgtgtgtatgtgtgacgaCAGAGGCACCCCTCCTTCAGGCAGGACAGCAGGCTCCAGCCTCGAGTACGTCTTGAGTCAGCACCTGGCTTTGGACAGCCTCACTGGTCCGTTCCATTGATGAATATATGCGCGTTTGTACATCATATCACATACCCTTTGCCTTTAATCTCTCCtgcttttttatgcttttatacTATTTTTATTCAGCGTTCCCcttccacacacagacatactctctctcactctttgaCAATCCCTCCCCCTCCACTCTCGTTCTCTCGTTTGAAGACAGGCTCTCCCACCCTCTCGTTCTCCTCATGATACGCTCTAAATCCTAAAGCTGCCCAAAGCTCATCCGTCGACAATTAGCCCTCATTCTGAGACACAGCCTTTATACTCTCAGCAGTGATCCTCATCACTGATTCATTTCCTTGCAATTGTTTCTCTATTTCAATATTTCAAAAACaccatgaaatatatatatataaaatgcagcTAAAGCAGAGACTCCTATCTGTCTTAGAATTGTAAACATTTAGATAGTTTATATTTCAAAGCTGAATCATGTGAAACATTAGTAGTATACAGTCGTAtacaaaagtttaggaacccctgataATTTTGTAAATTTTTGGGTGAGTAATAtatcagtagtgaaatgaggtttattggatttacagaaaatgtgcaatatgcatcaaaaagaaattagacaggtgcataaatttgggcaccccaacagaaaaatcacatcaatatttagtagagcctcctttagcagaaataacagcctctagacacTTCCTAtcgcctgtaatgagtgtctgggtTCTGCaagaatgtattttggaccattcctccttacaaaacatctctagttcagttaggtttcatggttgccgagcatggacagcccgcttcaaatcaccaCACAGATGTTcgatgatattcaggtctggggactgggatggacttgttcctctgcataaatgcccgagtaaattttgagcagtgttttgggttgtcgtcttgttgaaatatccaccCCCATAACTTCAAATTTGTGACTGATTcttcaacattattctcaagaatctgctgatattgagtggaatccatccctcaactttaaccagattcccattactggcactggccacacagccccacagcatgatggtagcaagtgtttttcttggaatgctatGTCCTTTTCTCCCCATGCATAATGTCactatgaccaaataactcaatctttgtttcatcactccactgCACCTTAGTCTAAAATGAATCTGGCTTGTCCGAATGTAtgtttgcatacctcaagcgactccatttgtggcgtgtgtgcagacaaggcttctttcgcatcactctccCATATAGCTTCATCTTGTGAAAAGTGTGccgaattgttgaacgatgcacagtgacaccatctgcagcaagttgttgttgtaggtctttggaggcggtctgtgggctgtttttgaccgttctcaccatccttcaccTCTATTTTAAGTGGCCTGCCACTTCtagccttaacaagaactgtacctgtggtcttccatttcctcaatatgttcctcacagtggacactgagaACTTATATCTCTGTGATAACTTTTGATGAACAATcttttttcaggtcatttgagagctGTTTTGAGGTCTCCATGTTGctactcttcagaggagagtaaaagagaaaaacaacttgcaaatggccaccttaaataccttttctcatgattagATGCatctgtctatgaagttcaaggcatAATGAGCTCACCAAACTAATTGTATGTTCCAATTAATCaatgctaagtagttacaggtattcaaatcaacaaaatggcaaggtgcccaaatttatgcacctgtttaatttcgttttgatgcatattgtaCCTTTTCTGTTAATCCAGTATActtcatttcactactgaaatattactagAAGGGGGAATCGTTCTTCCCTTTGAATGATGTGATAGCATATGAGCTTATGTCCATTAAACTATGACTTGTTACTTTCCAGCAACTAAATCAATATATTCTATACATGAGGAAATATTTTGGATGTCACAAATACCCTAAATGTTAATGCAAATTTAAGTGTAGATTTTAGACATCTTTAGATAAAGTGACAGCATTTTCTGTCAAGAAAGGCTCATGAACTTTGCAGTCAAGGAAAAGGTTAAAAATTACTAATTCAGTCATTTCCACCTGTCAAATCTcaaagtataatatattattcaagaaaaatatgttaaaacatcactctctctctcactctcactcattttctaccgcttatccgaacttctccggtcacggggagcctgtgcctatctcaggcgtcatcgggcatcaaggcaggatacaccctggacggagtgccaacccatcgcagggcacacacactctctcagaaAATTAGCAAAAGCTCTGAGTTTCCTCAGCAAGGTGTTCCTGGGCACCTCATATTCTAACAATGAATTAATCTGCTGTTAGTGAATTGATAGTGATTGCAGGGTTAGACAATACTagttatattgttattatagtTAAATGATTCTAGTTATTACAATAAATTATGccacaaaacactttttttagaATACAGTGGACCCTGTTGTTAAAAGGATTTCAGTAGGATTGTATTTAGAAACAAAGAACCATTAATTCTTCAGTGAACATCAGGGTGTGGGAATATTAAGTAGCATGCATGACAATTGCTAtcagtatattattattgtagcagtTGCAGTTGAGTTGCAATTAAAAGAATTTTGAAAGTTAGCAGCATCCAAAACGACCCTGTGAGTTTGTGAGGGGGTTAATACAGGaataggggggaaaaaaggtgagataaatattttttcatttctgttcattttacgGTTGCTTCGATTAAGAGTATATattaattttcttatttcatacatttttgtgcaatatttgatatttaaatAATCAACTTGAGAGATATGACAACTAACCTTTTTATGGGGGGGTCTACTAAtcttttagattagattagattagattagattcaatttaaccaaacataaacattcataaatCTTACCATAGCAGTCACACAACACTGTCTTTAAATATCTTAAATCAATCATTTTACTTTTGCATGCTCAATATTATAGCAGAAAGCAAAATGTATATGCAAAtccatgtattcataaaaatatttaaatataatggaATATCATCCatactctgttttttttcatgtccaGTAGATGGCAGAAAAATCCTTtagtaatgatttttttaaaaaagggatAGACAAAGGTCTGATCAGAAAGGGAGGTAGATTAGATAATTGCCTATTAACAGTCTCTTCTAAAAAGTTTCTATGGTATGTACAGTGGTATTAAAGTCCtataagaagataaaaaaaaataatgtgataTAGCAAACAACATATTtcaagtaaaaataaacataaacattcaaggggcaatgttgtttttttttttaaatgttaaaactcTAGTTTAACTGATGCTTAAAGCACCTTTTGTTTGTACTACAGCACTCAATCACAATCTTTTGAGGTGACTTCCAAGTCGGCATATTTTGATTTGGCAATTGTATAACACTCTTACTTGCAAAAAATTGCTCCAGATCTATTTAATTGCAAAATGATCCCCTGTGCACAGTCATTAAACAGGATTTATAGGATTTAAATCTGGGCTTTGACTGGGTCATCCTACTGTAAATCATTAATCTTCTAAAGCCTTGTTGTTGACTTGGACTTTTTGTAATTATCGTGCTGAAAGGTGAAATTTTTTCTTGATATTTAGCTGTCTTTTGTGCCCAAGCagacataaaatacatttatgtatttttctgcattttttcctaaaatataaaattgtaaaaaaaaaaaaaaaaaaaaaaattgtaagtaaataaaatgatcagacaagtttttcctt harbors:
- the si:dkey-191g9.5 gene encoding rap1 GTPase-GDP dissociation stimulator 1, yielding MADMVPVSDALTVALNAVSVSTELVEEELKPHLDTLLNVLLEKKMGAAEQIASSGILPTLAQALRQKGSLTIQVTLLVAETAREASVRERCIQAGLVTALVPLLNSPDQELLLHAGRAIGRICFDNTVQQTQLVKSGVIPRLVAIMHQYPENDPLVNVCLLALCNLADVDAAREALAEVGLADVLTSQLKRAPDAERRHLILEVLGSLGESDALKLQFVEGGVPEALSEMIRGLQSDSNPHDLCSIKIASNLIVTLLLGDESMQKCFGEGTGVVYQDVLSWLQSSNTQLQLSGALAVANFARNDSNCVKMMELGIVPYILDLLEHHVDEGDVSVQHAGLSALRNLAIPASNKVRMLEDGVIQRIRSLLRSDMPPVQFKLLGTLRMMVDGQDEAATVLGKDEILLARVMEWCEAKDHAGVRGEANRLLAALIRHSRSPEVIHAVIKADGVQYLISMATSEHVIMQNEALVALAIASAIDIEVVEEPFSHADLLSTLKKMLDDPVGAVEVKFSTLGLICSLANSSTLKEQMDALNLKDSLSKLRSHPSTKLASQAVTVMEVLSETS